A single window of Rhodococcus jostii RHA1 DNA harbors:
- a CDS encoding pentapeptide repeat-containing protein, with protein sequence MDPVEEVVGEDYGDARLPAQNWRRRHYTKCNFRDADLSELRTESVIFTECDFTGADLAESHHVGTAFRSCSFTRTTLWHSEFRNCSFLGSEFDNCRLRPMVFDECDFTLASLGGADLRGLDFTDCRFREANLVRTDLRRAVLRSADLFGARTGGAKFDGADLRGAHVDANLWTAVSLDKAQIELTQAIAYATANGLVVEPT encoded by the coding sequence ATGGATCCGGTAGAAGAGGTGGTGGGTGAGGACTACGGCGACGCACGACTCCCCGCGCAGAACTGGCGGCGGCGGCACTACACGAAATGCAACTTCCGCGACGCCGACCTGAGTGAACTCCGCACCGAGTCGGTGATCTTCACCGAATGCGATTTCACGGGCGCCGACCTCGCCGAGTCGCATCATGTGGGGACGGCGTTCCGCTCGTGCTCGTTCACCCGAACAACGCTGTGGCACAGCGAGTTCCGTAACTGCAGCTTCCTCGGGTCGGAGTTCGACAACTGCCGGCTGCGCCCGATGGTCTTCGACGAATGCGATTTCACGCTCGCGTCGCTGGGCGGCGCCGACCTGCGCGGACTCGATTTCACGGACTGCCGGTTCCGGGAAGCCAACCTCGTCCGCACGGACCTCCGGCGCGCCGTGCTCCGGTCGGCGGATCTGTTCGGCGCCCGCACCGGCGGCGCGAAATTCGACGGCGCGGACCTGCGCGGGGCCCACGTCGACGCGAACCTGTGGACGGCGGTCTCGCTGGACAAGGCGCAGATCGAACTCACCCAGGCCATCGCGTACGCGACCGCCAACGGGCTCGTGGTGGAACCGACCTGA
- the trpS gene encoding tryptophan--tRNA ligase produces MSTPAAQKPTAKPRVLSGIQPTADSFHLGNFLGALQQWVPLQDDFDAFYFIPDLHAITVAQDPKELRRRTKIAAAQLLALGIDPDRATLFVQSQVPEHAQLAWVLNCITGFGEASRMTQFKDKSAKQGSENASVGLFTYPVLMAADILLYRPQRVPVGEDQRQHLELSRDLAQRFNTRFGKAFVIPEAQIIKGTAKIYDLQDPTSKMSKSGPSPAGLINLLDDPKVSAKKIKSAVTDNEREIRYDPQAKPGVSNLLTIQSALSGTPVETLVAGYEGKGYGDLKTDTADVLAEFVTPLKAKVEGYLSDEAELDRIIAAGAHRAREVSSQTLAAVYEKVGFLTPKG; encoded by the coding sequence ATGTCGACCCCTGCAGCTCAGAAACCCACCGCGAAACCGCGGGTGCTCTCCGGCATCCAGCCCACCGCCGACTCGTTCCACCTCGGCAACTTCCTGGGTGCTCTGCAGCAGTGGGTGCCTCTGCAGGACGACTTCGACGCGTTCTACTTCATCCCCGACCTCCATGCGATCACGGTGGCGCAGGACCCGAAGGAGCTGCGCCGTCGCACGAAGATCGCGGCGGCGCAGCTGCTGGCGCTCGGAATCGACCCCGACCGCGCCACGCTGTTCGTGCAGAGCCAGGTGCCCGAGCATGCGCAGCTGGCGTGGGTTCTCAACTGCATCACCGGTTTCGGTGAAGCGAGCCGGATGACGCAGTTCAAGGACAAGTCGGCCAAACAGGGCAGTGAGAACGCGAGCGTCGGCCTGTTCACGTATCCGGTGCTGATGGCTGCCGACATCCTGCTCTACCGTCCGCAGCGCGTCCCCGTCGGCGAGGACCAGCGTCAGCATCTCGAACTGTCCCGCGATCTCGCCCAGCGGTTCAACACCCGGTTCGGGAAGGCGTTCGTCATTCCCGAGGCGCAGATCATCAAGGGCACCGCCAAGATCTACGACCTGCAGGATCCGACGTCGAAGATGAGCAAGTCCGGTCCGAGCCCCGCGGGGCTGATCAACCTTCTCGACGACCCCAAGGTGTCGGCGAAGAAGATCAAGTCCGCGGTCACCGACAACGAGCGGGAGATCCGCTACGACCCGCAGGCCAAGCCCGGTGTGAGCAACCTGCTCACCATCCAGTCCGCGCTGTCCGGCACGCCGGTCGAGACGTTGGTGGCCGGGTACGAGGGCAAAGGGTACGGCGACCTGAAGACCGATACGGCCGATGTCCTCGCCGAATTCGTGACACCGTTGAAAGCGAAGGTGGAGGGGTACCTCTCGGACGAGGCAGAACTCGATCGGATCATCGCCGCCGGTGCCCACCGCGCCCGTGAGGTGTCGTCGCAGACTCTGGCGGCCGTATACGAGAAGGTTGGGTTTCTGACACCGAAGGGATGA
- the metX gene encoding homoserine O-acetyltransferase MetX, producing the protein MTVSAVQNLPVADGRLGTIDIGSLELESGTVIPSVSLAVQRWGELSPNRDNVVLVEHALTGDSHVTGPVTDEHPSPGWWTGMVGPGAPIDTDEWCVIATNVLGGCRGTTGPGSIAEDGRPWGSRFPEISIRDQIAAEKKFTDLLGIDKLASVVGGSMGGMRALEWAVTYPDQVASALILAVGARATADQIGTQTTQIAAITSDPDWQGGDYHGTGRIPRAGLRIARRIAHLTYRSEAELDSRFANSPQDGEDPWRGGRYSVESYLQHQADKLVGRFDPSTYVLLSEAMNRHDVGRGRGGIAAALGTITAPVIVGGVDSDRLYPIRLQEDLANDIPTCDGLRVLNSRDGHDGFLTEAAAVAKLLSETMQLARAGR; encoded by the coding sequence TTGACCGTGAGCGCTGTACAGAACCTGCCCGTGGCGGACGGACGTCTCGGCACCATCGACATCGGATCGCTCGAACTCGAGAGCGGAACAGTGATCCCGTCGGTGTCCCTCGCCGTGCAGCGATGGGGTGAGCTGTCCCCGAACCGGGACAACGTGGTGCTCGTCGAGCACGCCCTCACCGGCGACTCCCACGTCACCGGACCCGTCACCGACGAACACCCCTCCCCCGGCTGGTGGACCGGGATGGTCGGTCCCGGTGCGCCGATCGACACCGACGAATGGTGCGTCATCGCGACCAACGTCCTCGGTGGCTGCCGCGGCACCACCGGTCCCGGTTCGATCGCCGAGGACGGGCGCCCGTGGGGCAGCCGCTTCCCCGAGATCTCCATCCGCGACCAGATCGCGGCCGAGAAGAAGTTCACCGACCTGCTGGGCATCGACAAGCTGGCGTCCGTCGTCGGCGGTTCGATGGGCGGAATGCGCGCCCTCGAGTGGGCCGTCACCTACCCGGACCAGGTTGCGTCCGCGCTCATTCTCGCGGTCGGCGCCCGCGCGACCGCCGACCAGATCGGCACGCAGACCACTCAGATCGCGGCCATCACCAGCGACCCCGACTGGCAGGGCGGCGACTATCACGGCACCGGCCGGATCCCCCGGGCCGGACTGCGCATCGCCCGCCGGATCGCGCACCTGACCTACCGCAGCGAGGCCGAACTCGACTCCCGGTTCGCGAACTCGCCGCAGGACGGCGAGGACCCGTGGCGCGGCGGCCGGTACTCCGTCGAGAGCTACCTGCAGCACCAGGCCGACAAGCTGGTCGGCAGGTTCGACCCGAGCACGTACGTGCTGCTGTCCGAGGCCATGAACCGGCACGACGTGGGCCGCGGTCGCGGTGGCATCGCCGCGGCGCTGGGGACGATCACCGCACCCGTCATCGTGGGCGGCGTCGACTCCGACCGCCTGTACCCGATCCGCCTGCAGGAGGATCTGGCCAACGACATCCCCACCTGCGACGGTCTGCGGGTGCTCAACTCACGGGACGGCCACGACGGGTTCCTCACCGAGGCCGCCGCCGTCGCGAAACTGCTCTCCGAGACGATGCAACTGGCCCGCGCGGGACGCTGA
- a CDS encoding bifunctional methylenetetrahydrofolate dehydrogenase/methenyltetrahydrofolate cyclohydrolase, translated as MTATILDGKATRDEIFEDLKVRVSALKDRGITPGLGTVLVGDDPGSAAYVRGKHNDCAKVGITSIRRDLPGDITQEKLDATIDELNANPDCTGYIVQLPLPKQLDENAALERIDPDKDADGLHPVNLGRLVLGKKAPLPCTPRGILHLLRRYEVPIEGAHVVVVGRGVTVGRPIGLLFTRRSENATVTLCHTRTRDLGAEVRRADIVIAAAGVPGLITADMVKPGAAVLDVGVSRTADGLRGDVAADVAEVAGFLSPNPGGVGPLTRAFLLTNVVERAERVAASLG; from the coding sequence GTGACTGCAACGATCCTCGATGGCAAGGCGACCCGCGACGAGATTTTCGAAGACCTGAAGGTGCGGGTGAGCGCCCTGAAGGACAGGGGCATCACGCCCGGTCTCGGCACCGTTCTGGTGGGGGACGACCCGGGGTCGGCCGCCTACGTGCGCGGGAAGCACAACGACTGCGCGAAGGTCGGGATCACCTCGATCCGCCGCGACCTGCCCGGCGACATCACGCAGGAGAAGCTCGACGCCACCATCGACGAGCTCAACGCCAACCCGGACTGCACCGGCTACATCGTGCAACTCCCGCTGCCGAAGCAGCTCGACGAGAACGCAGCCCTCGAGCGCATCGACCCCGACAAGGACGCCGACGGCCTGCACCCGGTCAACCTGGGCCGGCTGGTGCTGGGCAAGAAAGCGCCGCTGCCGTGCACGCCGCGCGGAATCCTGCACCTGCTGCGCCGGTACGAGGTGCCGATCGAGGGGGCGCACGTCGTCGTCGTCGGTCGCGGTGTCACCGTGGGCCGCCCGATCGGTCTGCTGTTCACCCGGCGCAGCGAGAACGCCACCGTCACCCTCTGCCACACCCGTACGCGGGATCTCGGAGCGGAGGTCCGCCGCGCCGACATCGTGATCGCGGCGGCCGGTGTTCCCGGTCTGATCACGGCCGACATGGTCAAGCCCGGTGCCGCGGTCCTCGACGTGGGTGTGAGCCGCACCGCGGACGGGCTGCGCGGCGACGTGGCGGCGGATGTCGCCGAGGTCGCCGGCTTCCTGTCCCCGAACCCCGGTGGCGTCGGGCCGCTCACCCGTGCCTTCCTGCTGACCAACGTCGTGGAGCGGGCCGAGCGTGTCGCAGCGTCTCTCGGCTGA
- the yhjD gene encoding inner membrane protein YhjD — protein MADEPSFLDRQRAARPWFDHLMRAAQRYQQQKGDYYAAGITYFSVLALIPILMVAFAIAGFVLAGQPELLQELQDSITKNVPGSLGDTLNTVIDSAIASRASVGVLGLLGAAYAGLGWMANLRDALTAMWESQRESKGFVRTKLGDAAALLGLGLAMVVSLGSSALSSGPVARTVVEVLNLDDVPGVDAGLRALSTVVSLVATWAVFAWVIARLPREPVTFRSALKAALLAAVVFEIFKQVGAIYLSAVTAGPAGVAFGPIIGLLVFIYLTCRMLLFSTAWAATSRASLALAFVPPPDPAVINPRIEVHEGPGVRGGLALVGVGAIAALGLSGLFTRTKR, from the coding sequence GTGGCTGACGAACCGAGTTTTCTCGACAGGCAGCGGGCAGCGCGCCCCTGGTTCGACCATCTGATGCGGGCCGCACAGCGGTATCAGCAGCAGAAGGGCGACTATTACGCGGCGGGGATCACGTATTTCAGTGTGCTCGCACTGATTCCGATCCTGATGGTCGCGTTCGCCATCGCCGGTTTCGTCCTCGCCGGTCAGCCGGAGTTGCTGCAGGAACTGCAGGACAGCATCACCAAGAACGTTCCCGGAAGTCTGGGTGACACGCTCAACACGGTCATCGATTCGGCGATCGCGTCCCGTGCCAGCGTGGGTGTACTCGGCCTCCTCGGTGCCGCCTACGCGGGACTCGGGTGGATGGCGAACCTGCGCGACGCGCTGACGGCGATGTGGGAGAGCCAGCGCGAGTCGAAGGGATTCGTGCGAACCAAACTGGGCGACGCGGCCGCTCTGCTCGGGCTGGGTCTGGCGATGGTGGTCTCTCTCGGATCCTCCGCGCTGAGCAGCGGCCCGGTGGCCCGCACGGTGGTCGAGGTGCTCAATCTCGACGACGTGCCCGGCGTCGACGCCGGGTTGCGCGCACTGTCGACCGTGGTGTCGCTGGTCGCGACGTGGGCGGTGTTCGCCTGGGTGATCGCCCGACTGCCCCGAGAGCCCGTGACATTCCGCAGTGCGCTCAAGGCGGCCCTGCTCGCGGCCGTGGTGTTCGAGATCTTCAAGCAGGTCGGTGCCATCTACCTCTCGGCGGTCACCGCGGGTCCCGCCGGTGTCGCGTTCGGTCCGATCATCGGTCTGCTCGTGTTCATCTACCTGACGTGCCGGATGCTGCTCTTCTCGACGGCGTGGGCCGCGACCAGCCGCGCCAGCCTTGCGCTCGCTTTCGTGCCGCCGCCGGATCCGGCCGTCATCAACCCCCGGATCGAGGTGCACGAGGGTCCGGGTGTGCGTGGGGGACTCGCACTGGTCGGTGTGGGCGCCATCGCTGCGCTCGGACTGTCCGGACTGTTCACCCGCACCAAGCGCTGA
- a CDS encoding exodeoxyribonuclease III, which produces MPHIITTVNVNGVRAAARKGLTEWIERTEADVVCLQETRASDEQLAETLAPALEGGWNLVSAEPSSKGRNGVAILSRKPADAFRVGHGDDEFATAGRYLEADFDDLTVASLYLPSGEAQTPRQEEKERFMDSFARYLTATAAAAVAAGRHVVVCGDWNIAHTELDLKNWKTNKKNSGFLPNEREWLGALFAEDAHWTDVVRQLNPDVAGPYSWWSYRGKAFDNDSGWRIDYQIATRELAERAKQAVVERAETYDQRWSDHAPVTVQYR; this is translated from the coding sequence GTGCCACACATCATCACCACCGTCAATGTCAACGGCGTTCGCGCCGCCGCCCGCAAGGGGCTCACCGAGTGGATCGAGCGCACGGAGGCCGACGTCGTGTGTCTGCAGGAGACGCGGGCGTCCGACGAGCAGCTCGCCGAGACGCTCGCGCCCGCTCTGGAGGGCGGATGGAACCTGGTGTCCGCGGAGCCGTCGTCGAAGGGGCGCAACGGCGTCGCCATCCTGTCCCGGAAACCTGCCGACGCCTTCCGCGTCGGCCACGGTGACGACGAGTTCGCGACCGCGGGCCGCTACCTCGAGGCAGACTTCGACGACCTGACCGTCGCGAGCCTGTACCTGCCCTCCGGGGAGGCCCAGACACCGCGGCAGGAGGAGAAGGAGCGGTTCATGGACTCCTTCGCCCGGTACCTCACCGCCACCGCAGCGGCCGCCGTCGCGGCAGGCAGGCACGTCGTGGTCTGCGGTGACTGGAACATCGCCCACACCGAACTCGACCTGAAGAACTGGAAGACCAACAAGAAGAACTCCGGTTTCCTCCCGAACGAGCGCGAGTGGCTCGGGGCACTGTTCGCCGAGGACGCGCACTGGACCGACGTGGTCCGGCAGCTCAATCCCGACGTCGCCGGGCCGTACTCCTGGTGGTCGTACCGTGGGAAGGCGTTCGACAACGACTCCGGCTGGCGCATCGACTACCAGATCGCCACCCGGGAACTGGCGGAGCGGGCCAAGCAGGCCGTCGTCGAGCGCGCCGAAACCTACGACCAGCGGTGGTCCGATCACGCGCCGGTCACCGTCCAGTACCGGTGA
- a CDS encoding DUF3017 domain-containing protein: MADWGQFAKKNLPMLAVLVVIVVAVVFVLADRWRRGAFVFGVATLLAAVFRLMMPSERVGLLAVRSKPFDVGALVAVGGAIVWLAVSIDPLGTD; this comes from the coding sequence ATGGCCGACTGGGGGCAGTTCGCGAAGAAGAATCTGCCGATGCTCGCAGTCCTCGTCGTCATCGTCGTCGCCGTCGTGTTCGTGCTCGCGGATCGGTGGCGGCGAGGCGCGTTCGTGTTCGGCGTGGCCACGCTGCTCGCGGCGGTGTTCCGGTTGATGATGCCGTCGGAGCGCGTCGGACTGCTCGCGGTGCGCAGCAAGCCTTTCGACGTGGGTGCGCTGGTGGCCGTCGGGGGCGCGATCGTGTGGCTGGCCGTGTCGATCGACCCGCTCGGAACCGACTAG
- a CDS encoding MFS transporter — protein sequence MSTSTPVRPEHLGVIAQHPSVRKLAMIALALGGFGIGTTEFVAMGLLPEMASSLGITEPTAGHVISAYALGVVVGAPLIAALTARVPRKTLLIALMAAFTIGNAATVFAPNYGVLMAARFVAGLPHGAYFGVAALVAAHLADRGQRARAVALVMMGLSVANVVGVPVASWLGQTLGWRSAFALVAVIGVATLGAIWSWVPALAAMRMSNPLTELGALRRAQVWMTLIIGMVGFGGMFAVYTYISTTLTDVAGLSRSLVPLALMIYGLGMVAGNLIGGRLADRALLPGLFVSMTALGVLLGIFVIASHNPYTALLLVFFVGAAGASMVPGLQTRLMDVAADAQTLAASLNHAALNIANAFGAWIGGVVIAAGHGYTAPAAVGALLAVAGLVVLTVAVAMERRSARSSR from the coding sequence GTGAGCACTTCCACCCCCGTCCGCCCCGAGCACCTCGGTGTCATCGCCCAACATCCGTCCGTCCGCAAGCTCGCCATGATCGCGCTCGCGCTCGGTGGCTTCGGGATCGGGACCACCGAGTTCGTGGCGATGGGGCTGCTGCCCGAGATGGCGTCGAGCCTCGGGATCACCGAGCCGACGGCCGGGCACGTCATCTCGGCGTATGCGCTGGGTGTGGTCGTGGGCGCGCCACTCATCGCCGCGCTGACCGCGCGGGTGCCCCGTAAGACGCTGCTGATCGCGCTGATGGCGGCGTTCACGATCGGCAACGCCGCCACCGTGTTCGCGCCGAACTACGGTGTGCTGATGGCCGCGCGGTTCGTGGCGGGCCTCCCACACGGCGCCTACTTCGGTGTCGCGGCCCTCGTGGCGGCGCACCTCGCGGACCGCGGCCAGCGGGCCAGGGCGGTCGCTCTCGTGATGATGGGACTGTCGGTGGCCAACGTCGTCGGCGTTCCCGTCGCGTCGTGGCTGGGCCAGACGCTCGGCTGGCGCAGCGCCTTCGCTCTCGTGGCCGTGATCGGTGTGGCGACACTGGGCGCGATCTGGTCGTGGGTGCCCGCCCTCGCCGCCATGAGGATGTCGAATCCCCTCACCGAACTCGGTGCCCTGCGCCGCGCGCAGGTGTGGATGACGCTGATCATCGGCATGGTCGGGTTCGGCGGCATGTTCGCCGTCTACACGTACATCAGCACGACGCTCACCGACGTCGCCGGCCTGTCGCGGTCGCTGGTGCCGCTGGCCCTGATGATCTACGGGCTGGGCATGGTCGCGGGCAATCTGATCGGCGGCCGGCTCGCCGACCGGGCGCTGCTTCCCGGTCTCTTCGTATCGATGACGGCGCTCGGGGTGTTGCTCGGCATCTTCGTGATCGCCTCCCACAACCCGTACACGGCGCTGCTGCTGGTCTTCTTCGTCGGCGCGGCGGGTGCGTCGATGGTTCCCGGGTTGCAGACCCGGCTGATGGACGTCGCCGCCGACGCCCAGACCCTCGCCGCCTCGCTCAACCACGCGGCCCTCAACATCGCGAACGCGTTCGGGGCGTGGATCGGCGGTGTCGTGATCGCGGCCGGCCACGGCTACACGGCGCCCGCCGCGGTCGGTGCGCTGCTCGCCGTGGCGGGGCTCGTGGTCCTCACCGTGGCGGTCGCGATGGAACGCCGCAGCGCCCGTTCGTCTCGGTAG
- a CDS encoding bifunctional o-acetylhomoserine/o-acetylserine sulfhydrylase — translation MTENWSFETKQIHAGQTSDATTKARALPIYQTTSYTFDSTDHAAALFGLAEPGNIYTRIMNPTQDAVEQRIAALEGGVAALLLSSGQAAETIAILNLAEAGDHIVSSPRLYGGTYNLFHYTLPKLGIEVSFVEDPDDLEQWKDAVRDNTKAFYGETISNPRNDVLDLPGISGIAHQHGLPLIVDNTVATPYLIRPLEHGADIVVHSATKYLGGHGTAIAGVIVDGGTFDWTQGRHGNFTTPDPSYHGVVYSELGPPAFALKARVQLLRDLGSAISPFNAFLIAQGLETLSLRMERHVSNATAVAQYLEARPEVVSVGYAGLPSSPWHDRAKQIAPRGAGAIVTFELAGGIDAGKKFVNALTLHSHVANIGDVRSLVIHPASTTHSQLTPEEQAASGVTPGLVRLAVGIEGIDDIIADIETGLTAAAS, via the coding sequence ATGACCGAGAACTGGTCGTTCGAGACCAAGCAGATCCACGCCGGGCAGACGTCCGACGCGACCACCAAGGCGCGGGCGCTGCCGATCTACCAGACCACCTCGTACACGTTCGACAGCACCGATCACGCTGCCGCGCTGTTCGGTCTGGCCGAGCCGGGCAACATCTACACCCGCATCATGAACCCCACCCAGGACGCGGTCGAGCAGCGCATCGCCGCCCTCGAAGGCGGCGTCGCCGCCCTGCTGCTGTCCTCCGGACAGGCCGCCGAGACGATCGCGATCCTGAACCTCGCCGAGGCGGGCGACCACATCGTCTCCAGCCCGCGGCTGTACGGCGGCACCTACAACCTCTTCCACTACACGCTGCCCAAGCTCGGCATCGAGGTCTCGTTCGTCGAGGACCCCGACGACCTCGAGCAGTGGAAGGACGCGGTCCGGGACAACACTAAGGCGTTCTACGGCGAGACCATCTCCAACCCCCGCAACGACGTCCTCGACCTGCCGGGCATCTCCGGGATCGCACATCAGCACGGGCTCCCCCTGATCGTCGACAACACGGTGGCCACCCCCTACCTGATCCGCCCCCTCGAGCACGGTGCGGACATCGTGGTGCACTCCGCCACCAAGTATCTCGGTGGCCACGGCACGGCGATCGCCGGAGTCATCGTCGACGGCGGCACGTTCGACTGGACCCAGGGCCGCCACGGCAACTTCACCACCCCGGACCCGAGCTACCACGGCGTCGTCTACTCCGAACTCGGACCGCCTGCGTTCGCCCTCAAGGCGCGCGTGCAGCTGCTCCGCGACCTCGGCTCGGCGATCTCCCCGTTCAACGCGTTCCTCATCGCCCAGGGTCTCGAGACGCTGAGCCTTCGGATGGAACGGCACGTGTCCAACGCGACCGCCGTCGCCCAGTACCTGGAGGCGCGGCCGGAGGTCGTGTCCGTCGGATACGCCGGGCTTCCGTCCTCGCCCTGGCACGACCGGGCGAAGCAGATCGCGCCGCGGGGTGCGGGCGCCATCGTGACGTTCGAACTCGCCGGCGGCATCGACGCCGGCAAGAAGTTCGTCAACGCGCTCACCCTGCACAGCCACGTCGCGAACATCGGCGACGTCCGCTCGCTGGTGATCCACCCGGCGTCCACCACACACTCCCAGCTGACCCCCGAGGAGCAGGCCGCCAGCGGCGTCACCCCCGGACTGGTCCGCCTGGCTGTAGGCATCGAAGGGATCGACGACATCATCGCCGATATCGAGACCGGACTCACGGCGGCGGCATCTTGA
- a CDS encoding NADP-dependent isocitrate dehydrogenase — protein MSKIKVEGTVVELDGDEMTRIIWQFIKDKLIHPYLDVNLEYYDLGIEYRDETDDQVTIDAANAIKKHGVGVKCATITPDEARVEEFGLKKMWRSPNGTIRNILGGTIFRAPIIISNVPRLVPGWTKPIIIGRHAFGDQYRATDFKVPGPGKVMITYTPEDGSEPIEHELVNFPEGGGVVQGQYNFTKSIEDFARASLNYGLQQNYPVYLSTKNTILKAYDGAFKDIFQHVYETEFKSEFDAAGLTYEHRLIDDMVASALKWEGGYVWACKNYDGDVQSDTVAQGFGSLGLMTSVLLTPDGKTCEAEAAHGTVTRHFRQHQQGKPTSTNPIASIFAWTRGLEHRGKLDNTPDVIGFAQKLEDVVIKTVEGGQMTKDLAMLVGGDQGYLTTEEFLGALDINLQKAIAEQ, from the coding sequence ATGTCCAAAATCAAGGTTGAGGGCACCGTCGTCGAACTCGACGGCGACGAGATGACGCGCATTATCTGGCAGTTCATCAAAGACAAACTGATCCATCCTTACCTGGATGTGAATCTCGAGTACTACGACCTCGGCATCGAATACCGGGACGAGACCGACGACCAGGTGACCATCGACGCGGCCAACGCCATCAAGAAGCACGGCGTCGGCGTCAAGTGCGCGACCATCACCCCGGACGAGGCACGCGTCGAGGAGTTCGGTCTCAAGAAGATGTGGCGGTCGCCCAACGGCACCATCCGCAACATCCTCGGTGGGACGATCTTCCGCGCGCCGATCATCATCTCCAACGTTCCGCGACTGGTTCCGGGCTGGACCAAGCCGATCATCATCGGCCGTCACGCCTTCGGCGACCAGTACCGCGCCACCGACTTCAAGGTCCCCGGCCCCGGCAAGGTGATGATCACCTACACGCCCGAGGACGGCAGCGAGCCGATCGAGCACGAGCTGGTGAACTTCCCCGAGGGTGGCGGCGTCGTCCAGGGGCAGTACAACTTCACCAAGTCCATCGAGGACTTCGCGCGTGCCTCGCTCAACTACGGCCTGCAGCAGAACTACCCGGTGTACCTGTCGACCAAGAACACCATCCTCAAGGCGTACGACGGCGCGTTCAAGGACATCTTCCAGCACGTCTACGAGACCGAGTTCAAGTCGGAGTTCGACGCGGCAGGACTCACCTACGAGCACCGACTCATCGACGACATGGTCGCGTCGGCGCTCAAGTGGGAGGGCGGCTACGTCTGGGCCTGCAAGAACTACGACGGCGACGTCCAGTCGGACACCGTCGCGCAGGGCTTCGGGTCGCTCGGCCTCATGACCTCCGTGCTGCTGACCCCGGACGGAAAGACGTGTGAGGCCGAGGCCGCACACGGCACCGTGACGCGTCACTTCCGTCAGCACCAGCAGGGCAAGCCGACGTCCACCAACCCCATCGCGTCGATCTTCGCATGGACCCGTGGACTCGAGCACCGCGGCAAGCTGGACAACACCCCCGACGTCATCGGCTTCGCCCAGAAGCTCGAAGACGTGGTCATCAAGACCGTCGAGGGTGGCCAGATGACCAAGGACCTCGCGATGCTGGTCGGCGGCGACCAGGGCTACCTGACCACCGAGGAGTTCCTCGGTGCGCTGGACATCAACCTCCAGAAGGCCATCGCCGAGCAGTAG